The Streptomyces sp. NBC_00335 DNA window CCGCGAGGTACGGCCGAGCCGGCTCCGTGCAGCGCATCAGGTTCTTGATGCGGCGCAGCCGCAGGATGGCGGGGCGCGGCAAGTCCCGCCAGCCGGGAGCCTGCTCGGCCGCCTGCGCCGGGGTCAGCTCGAAGAGCGCCAGCACGTCCCGGCACAGGGCGGCGGGGTCACGATCCGGATCGCCGTCCCCGCCGGGACCGAAGCGCTGGATCAAGTAGCTCCGTACGTACGGCCGTTCCTCGGGACGGCCCAGCCGGTCGAGCGCGGCGAGCGCGACGCGGCCCCAGCGCAGCCGCACCCCGTCGGGCAGCTCCTCGTCCTGCATCCGGAACGTGGCCAGGGACCGCAGCTGCTCCGAATCCGGCTCCTCCAGCAGCGGGGGCCCGGTGGCCAGCCACGCCTCCAGCTCCCCCAGCGCGTGCCCGGTCGGCGGTACGCACGTCAGTACCTGCCCCCGCGCGAGCAGAGCGACCACGGGCCCCGTGAGGTGCACCTTCGCCACGTGCCCCGCGTCGAAGGAGCCGACCGTGCGCCCGTACCGCTCGATCTCCCGCAGCCTGGTCCGCAGTTCGCCGGTCGCGTACACCTGCCCGGCCCGCGCCACCCCGCCGATGCACCGCACCACGCACACCCCGCCCGCGGCATCGGCCGCCTCGACGGCACACACCTGCAACTCCGCGAAGGACACCCGGCCCCACCCCTCTCCCGGCGGGGAGGCTACCCCCGGGAGCCCCGGCGCGCGGTCACTTCCGGGTTCACGGCGGGGCCCGACGGGCCGATCCGGCCGGTCATACCGAAGCCTCGCCGGCCCAGACCTCGGGCTTGACCAGCACAGGGTCCGCCACGGAGCGCGCGCCGGCCGCGTAGGCGAGCCAGCGCAGGTCCTCCCAGGAGAAGAAGGGCTCACCCCAGGTGTCCGCCCAGAGCCGCACCGCGCCCTCCTCCGCGGGCGAGCGCGTCATGTCCCACCAGGCCCAGCCCCGGACTTCCGTGTCGGGATCGAAGCGCCAGAGCCAGTCCTGCAGGCGCCAGGGCGTGTCACCGGTCCGCTCGGTGTACCGGCCGCGGCCCTCCGCCGCGAAGGGCTCCGGGGAGGCGCCGCCCCGGCAGGCGCCGGAGAACCACGCGGGAATCGTGTCGACGGGCACGTCGCCGTCGTCGTCGAAGGCCCCCGAGACGGCGATCTCCAGCACGGCGTCCAGGAGGCCGCGCAGCCTGCTCGCGTACTGCGCCGGGTCCCCGTCCACGCCGATCTCGAAATGGGCCAGGACCGGGGGCGCGCAATCTTGCTCCGGCCGGCGGGATGCCCGGGACCTCTCCGCGGCAAGGTCCGCAATTTCGTGCAGCATGTCACCATCTTCGCCAATGAGCCCGGACGTTGCCGTTCTCGTCGATGTGCACCCTCTGGGGGATGGATCCCCTCCGGCGCCGGACGGCGTCCTGAAGAAACGCGCTGTCGGGGACCCCGCCGGTTCCCTCAGGCCCCCGGGGCCGCCTCCATGACCAGGCGGATTTCCGTGACCTCGTAGCCGGCTCGGGTGAAGGCGGCGGCCATCGGGGCGTTCACGGTGTCCGTGGTGGCGGTGATGCGGTCGGCTCCCTCGGAGGCGTGGAAGCGGGTGATCTCGGCGAGGATCTCGTCGATCAGGCCCTGGCCGCGCTGCTCCGGGACCACGCCGAGGTAGCCGACGTTGCGGTGGTACGGGGTCGCGGAGGGGATCGCCATGCCGGCGAGCGTGCCGTCGGGCAGGTGGGCCAGGCGCCACCAGGAGCGCTCGCCCGGGCAGTCGGTGTAGAACTCGATGTCGTCGCGCGCCAGTTCCTCGGCGTCGATCGTGCGGAGCTCGTTCTGCGTGTGCAGGTCCAGGCTGCCCTGCGAGAGGCGGACGAAGGCGCCCTGGAACTCCTCGTCGGTGCCTTCGCGGAAGACGAGGCGGCCGGTGGGCTCGGCGGTCCCGGCGGCCGGGGTCCACTCGAAGCGGAGTCGCTCGATCTCGCGGACCAGACCGGAGGAGGCGGCCGCCTTCTGGCGCCAGGCGACCGCGTCGGCCAGGCCGTCGGGGGAGGTGCGCCAGTCGCGCGGCAGCGAGACGTTGTAGTCGGGGAGCTTGCCGAAGGCCTCGTGCCCGGCGGCGAGCAGCCCGGCGGCGACGGCGGCCGGGTCGGCCACGGAGCTCCGTACCTGGAGGCAGTCGAGCGCGATCGGCCGCTCGCTGTCGGCGCGACCCCACCACAGGGCGCGGGCCAGGATCTCGCCGTTCTCGTCCTCGGCGAACCAGGTCCACTCGGGGCGCATCTGGCCCGCGGCGAACTCTTCGCGGATCTTCTCGGGGGTGAGGGCGGGAACGGGGCCGTCGGCCGGGTAGGCCAGGGCGCGGTCCAGGTCGGTGGGGTCTGCTGTGGCAGCGCGGAAGTGCATGGCCCGATCATCACACCGGGCGGAGACGGTCTTCAAAGAGTTTCTGCACGTCAGAGGCAGTTTGGTACGGAATTCCGGCCCCCGGGTGGAATACCCGGGGGCCGGTCCGCCGGGCCGTCAGGACCAGGTGATCAGACGGCGCGGGTGCTCCAGGACGGCGGCGATGTCCGCGAGGAAGCGGGAGCCGAGTTCGCCGTCGATGAGGCGGTGGTCGAAGGACAGCGCCAGGGTGGTGACGTGGCGGGCCTTGACCTTGCCCTTGTGGACCCACGGCTGGAGCTTGATCGCGCCGACCGCGAGGATCGCGGACTCGCCGGGGTTCAGGATGGGCGTACCGGTGTCGACGCCGAAGACGCCGACGTTGGTGATGGTGATGGTGCCCTGCTGCATGTCGGCCGGGGAGGTCTTGCCCTCGCGGGCCGTGGCGACCAGCCCGGACAGGGCCTGCGACAGCTCGCCGAGCGTCTTGGCGTGGGCGTCCTTGATGTTCGGGACGATCAGCCCGCGGGGCGTGGCCGCCGCGATGCCCAGGTTGACGTAGTGCTTGAGCACGATCTCCTGGGCCGCCTCGTCCCAGGACGCGTTCACGTCCGGGTTGCGGCGGATCGCCACGAGGACGGCCTTGGCGATCAGGAGCAGCGGGTTGATCCGGAGCCCAGCGAGGTCCGGGTCCTCCTTGAGCTCCTGCACCAGCTTCATCGTGCGGGTCACGTCGAAGGTGATGAACTCGGTGACGTGGGGCGCGGTGAAGGCGGAGCCGACCATGGCCTGGGCGGTGACCTTGCGGACGCCCTTGACCGGGATACGGGTCTCGCGGGCGGAGCCGGACACCTCGGCCGGAGCCTGTACGGGGGCCGCCTGAGCCGCCACCACCGGCGCCGCCGGGGCGACCGGAACCGCCGGGGCCACCGTCTGCGGGGCAATGGCCGCAGCGGCCGCGGCGTGCACGTCCTCGCGGGTCACGACCCCGCCGTCGCCGGTGGGGGTCACCGCCGCCAGGTCGATGCCGAGGTCCTTGGCGAGCTTGCGCACCGGCGGCTTCGCCAGTGCCTTGCCCGCGCCGCCCTGGGCGGGGACCACCACGGGGGCGGCCGGAGCGGCCGGAGCCACAGGAGCCGCCGCCTGGGCCACGCCCGTGCCGTTCTGCGCGGCGACCGCGGGCTGCGGCGCAGCCTTGCGCGGGCGGCGCTTCGTAGAGGCGGTGGAGACTCCGTAGCCGACCAGAACGGGCTGGCGGGCCGCGGGGGCCTCGGGCTCCGCCTCGGCGGCGACCGGAGCGGCGACCGGAGCGGCCACAGCGGGTGCCGCTGCTGCCGCCTCTGCCGGAGCCTCGTCGCCGGAGCCGGTCTGCACCGAGATGATGACCTGGCCGACGTCGACGGTGACGCCCTCCTCGAAGAGGAGCGCGTGCACGACCCCGTCGAAGGGGATCGGCAGCTCGACGGCCGCCTTCGCCGTCTCCACCTCGCAGACGACCTGGCCGTCGGTGACGGTGTCACCCGGCTGGACGTACCACTTGAGGATCTCGGCCTCGGTGAGGCCCTCGCCCACATCGGGCATCTTGAATTCGCGGATCGTCATCGCAGGGCTCTCCTCAGTACGCCAGCGAGCGGTCGACTGCGTCGAGCACCCTGTCCAGGCCCGGCAGGTACTCGTCCTCCAGGCGGGCCGGCGGGTACGGGGCGTGGTAGCCGCCCACGCGCAGCACGGGCGCCTCCAGGTGGTAGAAGCACCGCTCCGTGATGCGAGCGGCGATCTCCGAACCCACACCGAGGAACACCGGCGCCTCGTGGACCACCACGAGCCGGCGGGTCTTCTCCACCGACGCCTGGATCCCGTCGAAGTCGACCGGGGACATCGAGCGCAGGTCGAGGACCTCCACCGACTTGCCCTCCTCGGCGGCCGCCGCGGCGGCCTCCAGGCAGACCTTCACCATGGGCCCGTAGGCCGCGAGGGTGATGTCGGTGCCCGCACGGGCCACCCGCGAGGCGTGCAGCGCGTCGGGGATGGCCTCGACGTCGACCTCGCCCTTGTCCCAGTAGCGGCGCTTCGGCTCGAAGAAGATCACCGGGTCGTCGCTGAGGATGGCCTGCTGGAGCATCCAGTAGGCATCGCTGGCGTTGGACGGCGAGACCACCTTCAGGCCCGGGACGTGCGCGAACAGCGTCTCCGGGGACTCCGAGTGGTGCTCGACCGCGCCGATGCCGCCCGCGTAGGGGATGCGGATGACGACCGGCATCTTGATCTTGCCGAGCGAGCGCGCGTGCATCTTGGCGAGCTGCGTGACGATCTGGTCGTACGCGGGGAAGACGAAGCCGTCGAACTGGATCTCCACGACCGGCCGGTACCCGCGCAGGGCCAGGCCGATCGCGGTGCCGACGA harbors:
- a CDS encoding GNAT family N-acetyltransferase, with amino-acid sequence MHFRAATADPTDLDRALAYPADGPVPALTPEKIREEFAAGQMRPEWTWFAEDENGEILARALWWGRADSERPIALDCLQVRSSVADPAAVAAGLLAAGHEAFGKLPDYNVSLPRDWRTSPDGLADAVAWRQKAAASSGLVREIERLRFEWTPAAGTAEPTGRLVFREGTDEEFQGAFVRLSQGSLDLHTQNELRTIDAEELARDDIEFYTDCPGERSWWRLAHLPDGTLAGMAIPSATPYHRNVGYLGVVPEQRGQGLIDEILAEITRFHASEGADRITATTDTVNAPMAAAFTRAGYEVTEIRLVMEAAPGA
- a CDS encoding dihydrolipoamide acetyltransferase family protein yields the protein MTIREFKMPDVGEGLTEAEILKWYVQPGDTVTDGQVVCEVETAKAAVELPIPFDGVVHALLFEEGVTVDVGQVIISVQTGSGDEAPAEAAAAAPAVAAPVAAPVAAEAEPEAPAARQPVLVGYGVSTASTKRRPRKAAPQPAVAAQNGTGVAQAAAPVAPAAPAAPVVVPAQGGAGKALAKPPVRKLAKDLGIDLAAVTPTGDGGVVTREDVHAAAAAAIAPQTVAPAVPVAPAAPVVAAQAAPVQAPAEVSGSARETRIPVKGVRKVTAQAMVGSAFTAPHVTEFITFDVTRTMKLVQELKEDPDLAGLRINPLLLIAKAVLVAIRRNPDVNASWDEAAQEIVLKHYVNLGIAAATPRGLIVPNIKDAHAKTLGELSQALSGLVATAREGKTSPADMQQGTITITNVGVFGVDTGTPILNPGESAILAVGAIKLQPWVHKGKVKARHVTTLALSFDHRLIDGELGSRFLADIAAVLEHPRRLITWS
- a CDS encoding alpha-ketoacid dehydrogenase subunit beta, giving the protein MAVQKLTIAKALNDSLRKALEEDPKVLIMGEDVGKLGGVFRITDGLQKDFGEERVIDTPLAESGIVGTAIGLALRGYRPVVEIQFDGFVFPAYDQIVTQLAKMHARSLGKIKMPVVIRIPYAGGIGAVEHHSESPETLFAHVPGLKVVSPSNASDAYWMLQQAILSDDPVIFFEPKRRYWDKGEVDVEAIPDALHASRVARAGTDITLAAYGPMVKVCLEAAAAAAEEGKSVEVLDLRSMSPVDFDGIQASVEKTRRLVVVHEAPVFLGVGSEIAARITERCFYHLEAPVLRVGGYHAPYPPARLEDEYLPGLDRVLDAVDRSLAY